Within Massilia endophytica, the genomic segment GTGCGGCCGGACGGCCGCGTGCGCATCGACTCGGGCTTCTACGTCAGCCTGGCGACGGAGCAGGACACCACGGAGCTGCTGAAGCAGATCCGCGCCTGGTTGCACGAATGCGAGGCGCGCGGTGTGACCTTCGACGTGCCGCGCCTGGCCGCCGAACTGCGCGTGGCCTTTACCAACGATAATGAGGAAACGGGCTCCGTCAGCCTGGACTTCACCATTGCCGATCTGACCTTGCTGGTCAATATGGGCATTTCGCTCAGCATCACTAACTGATCAGCGCGCGCCGCGCCGCACCTCGGCGGTAAGGGTGGGCAGCTCCCACGCGCCGCCCAGCGCGACCATGCGGCACATGCCGGTGGTGGCCTGCAGGGTATGGACGAAACGCATGCCGTCCCAGGTCCAGTCGTCCATCGAGCGGCAGTCGCCCAGGCCGCGGCCGCGGTGCGAGGCCGAAATAACCCCATCGGCGTAGCCCGTGCCGAGATCCGTGACCAGGACCGGCGCATAGGGCGCCTTGCTGTTGATGACCCAGTAGCCGCTGCCTTCGTTATACGCGCCGCGCCAGCAGACGGCGGATACCAGCAGCCTGTCCGCACCGAGCCGCCATGCTTCGATATCGCTTTCGCCCAGCAGCTCGCATTCTCCCTCTTTCACTGTCCTGCGCAGCAGTTTGCGCAGTGTGTCTTGCTGCGCGGGCGGGAACTTCACACCGGCCGTGGCGACGGGCGCCGCCTCCACCACTGGCGCGGGCAACGCGGACAGCACCCCGGTTTCGGGCTTGCCGCCTTTTCGCACCAGCGCGCCCGGCGTGCCAAGACGGCCTTGCAGGTCGTCCATCTTCAGTAGCATCGCAGTGGCTCCCTTGCCGGACAGGGACCAGGTGCTGCCACTGCCGCGCCATTCCAGTTTGCTGTCCTTGCGCAGGGCCGCGATCAGCGCTTCCGTCTGGCCCGGCGACAGGCTGCCCGTGGCGCTTTCGGCGCTGAGCTGCACCGTGCCGAGCGCGTGACCATTGATGTACATCGCGATGCTGGCGGGCTGCGCGAAGGTTTCGTCGGTAGTGCTGAGTTGGACGGTGGCGCGCACCGGCTGCGCCGCGCCGGCGTTCCGCTCCAGGAGCACGGACATGCCCGCACCGTCCGTGCCTTCCGGGCTGTAGCCTGCCGCGCGGCAGGAGCGCGTGTTGTCGCACGCCAGTTCCCAATCGTGGTGGGAGAAGTATTTTTCCTTCGGCCCCGCGCCGGATGCGGGCAGCGCCAGGGCGGCGATGACGCCCGCCGTCAGCAAACGCAGTGGTTTCATCCGTTCTCCGCGAAAAAAAAGGACGCCGAAGCGTCCTTCATCATCAAGCCGCCAGTTTCTTCTTCAGCAGCTCGGTCAGCTGGGCCGGGTTGGCCTTGCCCTTCGAAGCCTTCATTGCCTGGCCGATCAGCGCGTTGATCGCCGCTTCCTTGCCCGCGCGGTACTGCTCCACAGACTTCTCGTTGGCCGCGATCACTTCGTTGACGATGGCTTCCAGCGCGCCGGTATCGGAAATCTGCTTCAGGCCCTTCTGCTCGATGATGGCATCGACCAGGTTCTCGTCGTCCGCATTCGCTTCCCACATGGCGCCGAAGACTTCCTTGGCGATCTTGTTGGAGATGGTGCCGTCGGCGATGCGCTTCAGCATGCCCGCCAGCTGCGCAGGCTTCACCGGCGCGTCGGCGATGTCCACGTCGTTGCGGTTCAGGGTGGAGGACACGTCGCCCATCAGCCAGTTGGCGGCGGCCTTCGCGTTCTCCTGGCCCGCCTTGGCCACCACGGCTTCGAAGTACTGGGCCATGGCCTTGGAGGAGGTGAGAACCAGCGCGTCGTACTCGGGCAGCTTGTACTGCTCGATGAAGCGGGCGCGCATCACGGCGGGCAGCTCGGGCATGTCGGCCTTCACGCGCTCGATCCACTCCTGCGAAATGGCCAGCGGCGGCAGGTCGGGGTCGGGGAAGTAGCGGTAATCCTGCGCGTCTTCCTTGCTGCGCATGGAGCGGGTTTCCTTCTTGTCCGGATCGTAGAGGCGGGTGGCCTGCACCACCTTGCCGCCGTCTTCGATCAGTTCGATCTGGCGGCGCACTTCGATGTTCACGGCTTCCTCGATGAAGCGGAAGGAGTTCAGGTTCTTGATCTCGCAGCGGGTGCCGAACTCCGCCTGGCCCTTCGGGCGCACGGACACGTTCACGTCGCAGCGGAAGGAGCCTTCCTGCATATTGCCGTCGCAGATGCCAAGCCATACCACCAGGCCGTGCAGGGCCTTGGCGTAGGCCACGGCTTCCTGCGCGCTGCGGATCTCCGGCTCGGACACGATCTCCAGCAGCGGCGTGCCCGCGCGGTTCAGGTCGATGCCGGACATGCCGTGGTAGTCCTCGTGCAGCGACTTGCCCGCATCCTCTTCCAGGTGGGCGCGGGTCAGGTTCACGGTCTTGGTGACGAACTTGCCGTCCTTCTCGTAGCCGAAGGTGAGCGAGCCGCCCTGCACGACCGGGTCCTCGAACTGGCTGATCTGGTAGCCCTTCGGCAGGTCGGGGTAGAAGTAGTTCTTGCGCGCGAACACCGACTGCGGCGCGATCTTCGCGCCCACGGCCAGGCCGAAGCGGATGGCGCGGTCGACGGCCTGCTTGTTCATCACCGGCAGCACGCCGGGCAGGGCCAGGTCCACCGGGCTGGCCTGGGTGTTCGGCTCGGCGCCGAATTTGGTCGGCGAACCGCTGAAGATTTTGGAGTCGGTCGTGAGCTGAACGTGGTTCTCAAGACCGATAACGACTTCCCATTCCATAGTTTTTCCTTTGTTCTTCTCAGATGCCCTGCGGCGCGCGCTGGTGCCAGTCGGTGGCTTGCTGGTACTGGTGGGCGATGTTCAGCAGCTTCGCTTCGTTGAAGTAGTTGCCGATGATCTGCAGGCCCACGGGGCGCTTGCCGTTCTTCTCGCCTTCGCCGAAGCCGACGGGAATCGACATGCCCGGCAGGCCCGCCAGGCTGGTGGAGAGGGTGAAGATGTCGGCCAGGTAGTTCGCCACCGGGTCGTCCGCCTTCGAGCCCAGGTCCCAGGCCACGGTGGGGGCCACGGGGCCCATGATCACGTCGCACACGGCATTCGGGCCGCTCAGCACGGCCGCGAAATCGTCGGCGATCTTGCGGCGGATGCGCTGGGCCTTCAGGTAGTAGGCGTCGTAGTAGCCGTGGCACAGCACATAGGTGCCCACCATGATGCGGCGCTGCACTTCGGGACCGAAGCCTTCGGCGCGGGTCTTGCGGTACATGTCGCCCAGGTCCTTGTACTCGCTGGCGCGGTGGCCGAAGCGCACGCCGTCGAAGCGGGACAGGTTGGACGAGGCTTCCGCCGGCGCGATCATGTAGTAGGCCGGAATCGAGAGCGCGGTGTTGGGCAGGGAGATGTCCACCAGCGTGGCGCCCAGCTTCACGAACTGCTCCAGCGCGGCGCGCACGGCCTTCTCCACGTCCGCCGCCAGGCCTTCGCCGAAGTATTCCTTCGGCACTCCGATGCGCAGGCCGGTGAGCGGCTTGTTCAGGTCGCGCGTGAAGTCCTCCGCCACATTGCCCTGTTCGGGCGTGAGGCTGGTGGCATCGCGCTCGTCGAAGCCGGTCATGGCATTCAGCAGCATGGCGCAGTCTTCGGCCGTCTGGGCCATGGGGCCTGCCTGGTCCAGGGAGGAGGCGAAGGCGATCATGCCGAAGCGCGAGGCGCGGCCGTAAGTGGGCTTGATGCCGGTGATGCCGCAGAAGGAGGCCGGCTGGCGGATGGAGCCGCCCGTGTCGGTGCCGGTGACGCCGGGCGCCAGGCGCGCGGCCACGGCCGCGGCCGAGCCGCCTGAGGAGCCGCCGGGAATCGCCGCCTTGTCCCAGGGGTTCTTCACGGGGCCGAAGGCCGAGTTCTCGTTGGAAGAGCCCATGGCGAATTCGTCGCAATTGAGCTTGCCCAGCGTGACCATGCCCGCGTCCTGCATCCTGCTCACGACGGTGGCGTCGAAGGGGCTCACGTAATTGGCCAGCATTTTGGAACCGGCGGTCGAACGCCAGCCCCTGGTGACGAAGATATCCTTGTGCGCGATGGGCACGCCGGTCAGCGGCGTGGCGCTGCCGTTGGCGAGGCGCTGGTCCGCTTCGGCGGCCTGCGCCAGCGTGAGGGCGCGGTCCACGTGCAGGAAGGCGTTCAGGTCGCTCTTCTCGATGCGGTCGAGGAAGAGGGTGGCCAGCTCGGTGGCGCTGACCTGCTTCGATTGCAGCAGCGCGGACAGCTCTTTGATGGTCTTGGTGTGCATAAGCTTCAGATTCGGTTCGGTTGGCGAAAGATCAAGGGGAGGCGGGCGCTCACTCGATCACTTTCGGCACCAGGTACAGGCCGTCCTCGGTTTTCGGCGCCACCTTCTGGTAGTCCTCGCGGCGGTTCGGTTCCGTCGGCAGGTCTTCGCGCAGGCGCAGGGCAACCTGCATGTGGGCGGCCAGGGGATGGCTCAGCGGCGCGACGCCTTCGGTATCGACGGCCTGCATCTGCTCGGCCAGGGCGAAGATGCCGTTCAGCTTCTCCAGCATGGCGGCGGAATGGGCCTCGTCCATCTCCAGCTGGGCCAGTTGGGCGATGCGTTTTACGTCGGATAAGGTAAGGGACATGGCTTGGGGGCGCGGGCTGGCCGCGCGCTATGGTTATTGTAATGACAAATGATTTGCAAATTCGGCTATCTGGCGCTTAAAAACCTGCCAATGCCCCGCAAAATAGTGGTTGCGCGCTTGCACATTTGGGGTGATATTCGGCAAATAGCCCGCAAATTATAAGGTAGAATGGCGGGTTGATGCGTTGCTGGCGCCGAAGGCCCGCGCCACCGCTTCTGTACAGGATACTTTAACCACGCGCCCGTGCGCGGGCATAGCGCTACAGGATACTCATGTTCGGTTTTCTACGCAGGTACATCTCGTCCGATCTCGCCATCGACCTTGGCACGGCAAACACCCTCATTTACGTTCGCGGCTCCGGCATCGTCCTCGATGAACCCTCGGTCGTGGCGATCCGCCAGGAAGGCGGCCCGAATGGCAAGAAAACCATCCAGGCCGTCGGCAAGGAAGCCAAGCAGATGCTGGGCAAGGTGCCAGGCAATATCGAAGCCATCCGCCCCATGAAGGATGGCGTGATCGCCGACTTCACGGTCACCGAGCAGATGCTCAAGCAGTTCATCCGCATGGTGCACGACTCCAAGTTCTTCCGTCCTTCCCCGCGCATCATCATCTGCGTGCCCTGCGGCTCGACCCAGGTGGAACGCCGCGCGATCCGCGAATCCGCGCTGGGCGCGGGCGCTTCCCAGGTCTACCTGATCGAAGAGCCGATGGCGGCGGCCATCGGCGCCGGCCTGCCGGTATCGGACGCCACCGGCTCCATGGTGGTGGACATCGGCGGCGGCACCACGGAGGTGGGCATCATCTCCCTGGGCGGCATGGTGTACAAGGGCTCCGTGCGCGTGGGCGGCGACAAGTTCGATGAAGCCATCGTCAACTACATCCGCCGCAACTACGGCATGCTGATCGGCGAGCAGACCGCCGAGGCGATCAAGAAGGCCATCGGCTCCGCCTTCCCCGGCTCCGAAGTCAAGGAAATGGAAGTGAAGGGCCGCAACCTGTCCGAGGGCATTCCGCGCTCCTTCACCATCTCGTCCAACGAGATCCTCGAAGCGCTGACCGACCCGCTGAACAACATCGTTTCCGCCGTCAAGAACGCGCTGGAACAGACCCCGCCGGAACTGGGCGCGGACATCGCCGAAAAAGGCATGATGCTGACGGGCGGCGGCGCGCTGCTGCGCGACCTGGACCGCCTGCTGATGGAGGAGACCGGCCTGCCGGTGCTGGTGGCGGAAGATCCGCTCACCTGCGTGGTGCGCGGCTCCGGGATGGCGCTGGAGCGCATGGATCAACTGGGGTCCATCTTCTCCTACGAATAAGCAGCTAGAAAGGGCGGCGCGGGCCGCCCTTCTTCATTGGGTTTATGGAATACAGTCCTCCGCCACTCTTCAAGCAAGGCGCGTCCGCCCGCGCCAAGATGATCGTCTTTGCACTGATCTCGGTGGCACTGCTGCTGCTGGACTCGCGCGTGGGCGCGCTTGCCGTGGCGCGCCAGGTGGTGGGCACGGTGCTCTATCCGGTGCAGATGGTGGCCCTGCTGCCGCGCGATGCGCTGGTGGGCATGAGCGAGTACTTTTCCTCGCTCTCCTCGCTGGAGAAGCAGGTGCAGGAACTCAAACGCCAGCAGATTGCCGTGGCGCAGACCGTGCAGCAGGCGGCCCAGCACCAGGCCGAGAACAACCAGCTGCGCAAGCTGCTCGATGCGCGCGAGCGCGTGCCGGGCAAGACCATGCTGGCCGAAATCCTCTACGACGCGCGTGACGTCTTCACCCGCAAGATCATTCTCGACCGGGGCACCCAGCAGGGCGTGACGCTCGGCCTGCCCGTGATCGACAACCAGGGCGTGGTGGGGCAGGTGACCCGCGTCTTCCCCTTCACTTCCGAAGTGACCCTGCTGACCGACAAGGAGCAGGCCATTCCCGTGCAGGTGCTGCGCAACGGCCTGCGCAGCATTGCCTACGGCCGCGGCCAGGCGGGCACGCTGGACCTGCGCTTCATGGCGCCGAATGCGGATGTGCAGGTGGGCGACATCCTCATCACCTCCGGCATCGACGGCGTCTACCCGGCCGGGCTGGCGGTGGCGCGCGTGATCCAGGTGGAGAGCAACGCCAACGGCGCCTTCGGCCGGGTTGTCTGCCAGCCGCTGGCGGGCATCGAGCGCAATACCCAGCTGCTGATCCTCATGTCCCTGCCGGAGATGCCGCCACGGCCGCCGGAAGAGGAGGCCGTGAAGCCGGTGAAGAAGAAAAAGGATGCGGCGGCCACGGGCGCCACGCCGGCCGGCCAAGGCGCCGCCACCCCGGCCGCAACGCCTGCTGGCGCGGCCACCGCGCAGCCGCCGGCCAACACGACGCCCGGCCTGCGTCCGGCACAGCAGCCGCAGGCTGCCGCTCCCGCCGCAGCGGGCCCGGGCCTGCGCCCGGCCGCCCCGGCTACCACTCCTGCGACACCGGCGCGCTAAAGGACATCTCCATGAACCGTCCACAATACATCCTGCTCCCTGTCAGCCCGCTGTTCATCGCCTGCAGCCTGGCGGGGGCATTCCTGCTGAATCTCCTGCCCTGGGGACGCTTCATCGGCGCGCCGGACTTCGTGGCGCTGGTGCTGGTGTTCTGGGGCGTGCACCAGCCGCGCAAGGTGGGCATCGGCACCGCCTTCTTCCTCGGCCTGCTGATGGACGTGCACGACGCCACGCTGTTCGGCGAGAACGCGCTGGCCTACACGCTGCTGTCCTACTTTGCCATCATGCTGCACCGGCGCGTGAAGTGGTTCCCCATCATGACCCAGGCCCTGCACGTGCTGCCCCTGCTGCTCCTGGCGCAGGCCGTGCAGCTGACCGTGCGCTTCATCGTGTCCGGCAAGTTCCCCGGCTGGTTCTACTTCATCGAAAGCGGCGTGGCGGCCCTGCTGTGGCCCGTGGTGACCCTGATCCTGCTGGCGCCGCAGCGCCGCGCCGTCGACAAAGACCACACGCGTCCGATCTGAGCGAAGCAAGGCAATGACTGAACTGAAGAACAACGAACGGGAACTGCATCTGTTCCGCCTGCGCCTGACCGTGCTCGGCGCGCTGGTGTTCATCTGCTTCGCCCTGCTGCTGGCGCGCTTTGTGTGGCTGCAGATCGTCAAGCACAGCGACTATGCCGCCCAGGCCGAGGACAACCGCATCGCCGTGGTGCCGGTGCAGCCCAACCGGGGCCTGATCCTGGACCGCAACGGCGTGGTCCTGGCCCGCAACTATTCCGCTTACACGCTGGAGATCACGCCGAGCAAGCTGCGCGTGCCGCTGGAGGAGGCCATCGACCAGTTGGCAACCCTGGTCGAAGTCACGCCCAAGGACCGCCGCCGTTTCAAGAAGCTGCTGGAAGAATCCAAGAACTTCGCCAGCGTTCCGCTGCGCACCCGCCTGAGCGACGAGGAAGTGGCGCGCTTCACGGCCAACCGCTTCCGCTTCCCCGGCGTGGAGGTGCAGGCGCGCCTGTTCCGCCAGTATCCGCTGGGCGAAACGGCCTCGCACGTGATCGGCTATATCGGCCGCATCAACCAGAGCGAAGCGAAGACCCTGGAAGCGAGCGAAGATGCAGCCAACTACAACGGCACCGACTACATCGGCAAGGAGGGCCTGGAGAAGAGCTACGAGCGCCAGCTGCACGGCATCACGGGCTACGAGGAGGTGGAAGTGTCGGCAGGCGGGCGCGCCATCCGCACCCTGTCGCGCACTCCCGCCACGCCGGGCAGCAACCTCATTCTCTCCATCGACATCGAGCTGCAGAAGATCGCCGAGGAAGCCTTCGGCGAATGGCGCGGCGCGCTGGTGGCCATCGAACCCGAGACCGGCGATGTGCTGGCCTACGTCTCCCGCCCCGGCTACGACCCCAACCTCTTTGTGGACGGCATCGACTCCCAGAGCTGGAACGAACTCAATACCTCGCTCGACAAGCCCATGGTGAACCGCCCGCTGTCCGGCACCTACGCACCGGGGTCCACCTTCAAGCCCTTCATGGCGCTGGCCGCGCTGGAACTGGGCAAGCGCACGCCGAGCCAGGCCATCGCCGATCCGGGCTATATGTACCTGGGCAGCCACAAGTTCCGCGACGACGTGGTGGGCGGCCACGGCATGGTGGACATGCGCAAATCCATCGTCGTGTCCTGCAATACCTACTACTACCAGCTGGGCCGCGACATGGGGATCGATTCGATCCACGACTTCATGAAGCCTTTCGGCTTCGGCCAGAAGACAGGCATCGACCTGGAAAACGAGAAGACCGGCGTGCTGCCTTCCCAGGAATGGAAGCGCAACCGCTACAAGAAGAATCCGCAGGCGGGCAAATGGGTGGGCGGCGACACCATCTCCGTCAGCAACGGCTCCGGCTACAACAGCTATACGCCCTTGCAGATTGCGCACGCCATGGCCAACCTGGCCAACAACGGCATTGTGATGAAGCCCCACCTGGTGAAGATCATCGAGGACGGCGGAACGCGCGCGCGCAAGCTCACGGTGCCGAAGGAGAGCTACCGCATCCCGCTGAAGCAGGAGAACATCGACTTCATCAAGAACGCCATGGTGGGCGTAACGAGCGAACCGGGAGGCACGGCCTTCCGCGCCTTCCAGAACACCGGCTACACCGTGGGCGGCAAGACGGGTACGGCGCAGGTGGTCGGCATCAAGGCCAACGAAAAATACAATGCCTCGACGCTGGCCGAACGCCTGCGCGACAATTCGCTGTTCTCGGCCTTCGCTCCAGCGGACAAGCCGCGCATCGTATTGGCGATGGTGGTGGAGAACGCCGGTTTCGGCGCCGCTGTGGCGGCCCCGATCGCCCGCAAGGTTCTCGACTACTGGATTCTCGGCAAACGCCCGACGGAAAAGGAAACCACCAAGGTGCCGAAGGAAGACGCGGACATGCTCGTGCCGCTCGAAGAGCTGAGCCCCGAAGACGTTGCCGCCGTGGAACGCGAGCGCGCCGCCGCCGAGCACGCGCAGGAGGACAGCCATGACGAATCCCCGGGCCTGATGCCTACGCTCCCGGCGCGGCAGAAGCCTGTCGCCAAGCCTGCGCCTGCGCCGCACCTGGCGCCGCCCTCCGCGCCGCCGCCGCCAACCAATGCCGTGCCGGCGGCAGCACAGAAGAGGTAGACGCCAATGCGTATCAATGAAAGGCGTTCCCTGTGGCGCCGCATGCGGCCCTACCTGACCGTGTTCGACGGCCCGCTGCTGACCATCCTCATCGTCCTGCTGAGCACCAGCCTGGTCACCCTGTACTCCGCCAGTATCGGCATTCCGGGCAAGATCGAAGACCAGCTGCGCAATATCTTCATGTGCTTCTTCGTGATGTGGCTGGTGGCCAATATCAAGCCGCAGAACATGATGCGCATTGCTGTTCCCGCCTATGTGATCACACTGGGCCTGCTGGTGGCGGTGGCGCTGGTGGGCACCATCAAGCTGGGAGCGCGCCGCTGGCTGCACATCGGCGTGATCGACATACAGCCCTCCGAATTCGCCAAGCTCGCCGTGCCGCTGATGCTGGCCTGGTTCTTCCAGCAGCGCCAGGGGCACCTGCGCTGGCATTCGTACGCGATCGGCGCCATGCTGCTGCTCCTGCCCGTAGGCCTGATCGCGCGCCAGCCCGACCTCGGCACTGCGCTGCTGGTGGTGGCCGCGGGCTTCTGCGTGATCTTCCTGGCGGGCCTGCCATGGAAGGCGCTTCTGGCCCTCGTGGCCGCGGGCGCGGCCAGCATGCCGGTGGCCTGGTCGATGATGCACGACTACCAGCGCGAACGCGTCATGACCCTGATCGACCCCACCTCCGACCCGCTGGGCAAGGGCTTCCACATCATCCAGTCCACCATTGCCGTCGGCTCCGGCGGCATCACCGGGAAAGGCTGGACGCACGGCACCCAGGCCCACCTCGAATTCATCCCCGAACGCACGACGGACTTCATCTTCGCGGTGTACTCCGAGGAGTTCGGCCTGATCGGCAACCTGTTCCTGATGCTGCTCTACCTGCTGCTGATCGGACGGGGGCTCATGATCTCCGCGAACGCGCCGAACTTCTTCACCCGCCTGCTGGCGGGGGCGACGACCATGATTTTCTTCACCTATGCCTTCGTCAATATGGGCATGGTGAGCGGCATCCTGCCGGTGGTGGGGGTGCCGCTGCCCTTCATGAGCTATGGAGGCACTGCCCTGCTCACACTGGGCCTGGCCTCCGGCATCCTGATGAGCGTGCAGCGCAACCGCAAGCTGGTGCAAACGTGAGGGGCGCGCTCCTCAACCGCATCGCGGCGGCGGGCCTGCTGGGCGCCATGCTGGCGCTCGCAGGCTGCGGCAGCGCTCCCGTCGTCAGCAAGGGACCGGCGCCCCTGCCCAAGGCCGCGCCTACGCGCGTTCAGGAACCCGGCGTGCCTGTGCTTCCGCCCGCGAATTCGGGCCGGGGCGCGTACTATCAGGACGATGGCCCCGGCGACAATCCGCCGCCCAACCTGGCGCAGGTGCCGGACGCCGAGGTGCGCAACGATCCGCTGCTGCCGCGCTCCAACCGGCCCTATGTCGTCTTCGGCAAGACCTACACCCCGATCCCGAACGACCAGCCCTTCACCCAGCGCGGCCTCGGCACCTGGTACGGCAAGAAGTTCCACGGCCAGCGCACCTCGTCCGGCGAAATCTACGACATGTACAAGATGACGGCGGCGCATCCCACGCTGCCGATTCCGTCTTACGCGCGCGTGACGAATCTGGCGAACGGCAAGTCGGTGGTGGTGCGCATCAATGACCGCGGGCCTTTCCACTCCACGCGCGTGATCGATGTTTCCTACACGGCGGCGCTGAAACTGGGCCTGCTCGCCAACGGCAGCAGCCAGCTCGAAGTCACGCGCATCATGCCTGCCGAGATCGAGCAGATCCTCGCCGCCCGCAAGCGTGGCGAAAGCCCGGAGATTGCGGCTGTGGAGAAGCCGAAGGGCGGACTCGCATCGTCCAACGGCAGCGCCCCGGCGGAGCCGCCCAAGGCGCCGACGGCGAGCGCGGCACCGCCCGAAATCGAATCGATGATGCTGGGCGCAGCGGCAGGCGCCACACCGGCGGCGGAAGCGGGCTACTACCTTCAGCTTGGCGCTTTCTCGCGTGCGGACAACGCGGAAGCCATGCGCGTGCGCTTGGTGGAAGCGGGCAGTGCCGATGTCTTCGAAGTGGTGAAAAACGGCGCGGTCTTCCGTCTTTACGGTGGCCCCTACGCCAGCCGCCAGGACGCGGCCCAGGCCGCGCTTCGTTTGCCTGCCAGTCTGAAGCTCAAGCCGATCATCATCCAACGCTAAAAAAAATCGTCTTGCACGAAAGACGATTTAACGAACCTCCCCAAGCGCTGCCTCGCGCGATCCTAGGCGGAGTCGGAGCCGCGTGAAGTTTGTGGTATCTGGTGAGGGTTTGCAGCCGATGGTTAAAGATCGAGCTTTTGTTGCGCAGAGGCGGGGTTCTCTGGCAAGTCATCCGTTGACAATGCCCTCAGTCCAAGCAGCTCAGCAAATTTTCTCAGGCCGGCATCCTCCGAGTAGATCGTAGTCGCGCCGTTGCACTTCGCAATTGCCACGATCTGATGATCGAACTTAATCTTCTGCCACGGAGCTTCCGGTTGCGAGGCTTTCTTGTCACGTGAGCGAACAGCGTCGGCAACGCTAATGGAACATTCCAACGCCGCTTTCTCATCAAACGGCGCAATGATAAACGCGGATTTGCCTTTGAAATTGACCACCACATTGGGATCTGCCCTGACATAAAATTCTGCCAACGCAGGAGTCGGAATCAGGATTTTGGTCTTCGTCTTTTGCAATGTGGCTATCAAATAATCCAACTTCTCTCGCTGGCTATCTGGGGTTCTCGCATCAAGAAGCTTGATGAGTATCCCCGCATCGAAAAGCACCATCAATCAGATCCTCGTATGTGAAGATGTTCTTTGATGGGATCATCCAATTCGGTCCATCCATTGCCTTTTGTATTGCGAGCAGCATTGACTATGTCAGCTATCGGCTTCTCGTCCAACGATTCCCACCCGGTGATCTTAAATTTTTCTAAGGTCCAAAGACCATCTTCGCCGCGTAGCCAATCTCCCTGTCCAGAGACCCTGATAGGGCTAGAAAGATACTCTTTGATAAGCTCACGAGCCATTTCGCTATTTGCCTCGCACTTATGAATGCTTCCATCTGAGTCCTTGAGCCAGACAGGCACAGTGTTGTCCTTACCGCCGATTCGTATAACCACGCCGTCAAGAACACCTACCTCTTTCACTCGATAGGTCTTTTGAACAGGAGTGTCCCTGCCAGGAAACGCCAGGATCACAGCACCCTGCGGGTGTTTGATTTGACCGACGGCCTTGTCAGACCTCAACATGCCGTTGAGGTTTTGATACGCTCTTTTCAGATCATCAGGCGCAG encodes:
- a CDS encoding septal ring lytic transglycosylase RlpA family protein, whose protein sequence is MRGALLNRIAAAGLLGAMLALAGCGSAPVVSKGPAPLPKAAPTRVQEPGVPVLPPANSGRGAYYQDDGPGDNPPPNLAQVPDAEVRNDPLLPRSNRPYVVFGKTYTPIPNDQPFTQRGLGTWYGKKFHGQRTSSGEIYDMYKMTAAHPTLPIPSYARVTNLANGKSVVVRINDRGPFHSTRVIDVSYTAALKLGLLANGSSQLEVTRIMPAEIEQILAARKRGESPEIAAVEKPKGGLASSNGSAPAEPPKAPTASAAPPEIESMMLGAAAGATPAAEAGYYLQLGAFSRADNAEAMRVRLVEAGSADVFEVVKNGAVFRLYGGPYASRQDAAQAALRLPASLKLKPIIIQR
- a CDS encoding MFS transporter: METPNALEFSIDIFKPETIPMSRLAEYMSELAALYGSEPSVHFKMLRSGSAVLEAVVDEVATEAVESRLRLVHDDAAPDDLKRAYQNLNGMLRSDKAVGQIKHPQGAVILAFPGRDTPVQKTYRVKEVGVLDGVVIRIGGKDNTVPVWLKDSDGSIHKCEANSEMARELIKEYLSSPIRVSGQGDWLRGEDGLWTLEKFKITGWESLDEKPIADIVNAARNTKGNGWTELDDPIKEHLHIRGSD
- the rodA gene encoding rod shape-determining protein RodA, producing the protein MRINERRSLWRRMRPYLTVFDGPLLTILIVLLSTSLVTLYSASIGIPGKIEDQLRNIFMCFFVMWLVANIKPQNMMRIAVPAYVITLGLLVAVALVGTIKLGARRWLHIGVIDIQPSEFAKLAVPLMLAWFFQQRQGHLRWHSYAIGAMLLLLPVGLIARQPDLGTALLVVAAGFCVIFLAGLPWKALLALVAAGAASMPVAWSMMHDYQRERVMTLIDPTSDPLGKGFHIIQSTIAVGSGGITGKGWTHGTQAHLEFIPERTTDFIFAVYSEEFGLIGNLFLMLLYLLLIGRGLMISANAPNFFTRLLAGATTMIFFTYAFVNMGMVSGILPVVGVPLPFMSYGGTALLTLGLASGILMSVQRNRKLVQT